The Daucus carota subsp. sativus chromosome 9, DH1 v3.0, whole genome shotgun sequence genome window below encodes:
- the LOC108202561 gene encoding uncharacterized protein LOC108202561, with translation MKAGIEEAAADEQTQVPPVGGSPGPNESMQMFPVMYPVLIPPLQQAQDQVNRRGGLYAVPTYPFMGPMSAFPPTTLIPFTYNVPTGAPTSEAGQMGGEQGQVRQQEQQQQQPGQQRQVVVRRFQIAFQIDLFLILKLAAVIFLFNQDGSKQRLFLLVFFAALIYLYQTGALAPLVRWLSQGMQRAAAPPQPPRAAGRPDNINGDAALAGGQPGAENENHAENNGQQAVMNDQEPGIGNDGNRWWGIVKEVQMIVFGFITSLLPGFHNID, from the exons atgaaagCAGGGATTGAAGAAGCTGCAGCTGATGAGCAAACCCAG GTGCCTCCTGTAGGTGGCTCCCCCGGACCTAATGAAAGTATGCAGATGTTTCCAGTTATGTACCCAGTACTTATCCCTCCTCTGCAGCAGGCTCAAGATCAAGTGAACCGTAGAGGAGGCCTTTATGCTGTTCCAACATATCCTTTTATGGGTCCCATGTCGGCATTTCCACCGACCACCCTTATTCCCTTCACATACAATGTGCCAAC GGGTGCACCAACTTCTGAGGCTGGACAAATGGGTGGGGAGCAAGGCCAAGTACGACAACAAGAACAACAGCAGCAACAACCCGGACAACAAAGACAGGTTGTAGTAAGAAGGTTTCAGATTGCATTTCAGATTGACTTGTTTCTGATTTTAAAGCTGGCAGCTGTAATCTTTCTATTCAACCAAGATGGATCGAAACAGAGGCTTTTCCTCCTTGTGTTTTTTGCTGCACTTATATATCT GTATCAAACTGGAGCCCTTGCGCCATTGGTTCGATGGCTGTCACAAGGTATGCAGAGAGCAGCTGCACCTCCTCAACCTCCAAGGGCAGCTGGAAGGCCTGATAACATCAATGGGGATGCTGCTTTGGCAG GTGGTCAGCCTGGAGCCGAGAATGAGAATCATGCCGAGAACAATGGACAGCAGGCAGTTATGAACGATCAAGAACCTGGCATAGGCAATGATGGGAATCGCTGGTGGGGCATTGTAAAGGAGGTCCAAATGATTGTTTTTGGGTTTATCACTTCACTTCTTCCTGGCTTTCACAACATTGATTAG
- the LOC108202560 gene encoding uncharacterized protein LOC108202560, producing MPPSRRKKWSEAEERTLIDKYGEMVCDGSLAKMKTREKKFRPISLYVNSVHHIRDPISYPWQWTWKDVCTKVQNMRHQYSLVKQKIKKTESVGGDSGGEEFDWVEGLTHWSNFLRYKEIFGDVGPVFVGNDSMVVGNNENGEGFDGNSHGMDVVPFGDLGQGEDGDFGGGMDGNGVLGLEFEYDGEEGEENFNGGNSGLLKEDGDNGFVYQDLEPMGSDTRKKRKVLKGLDKKAWGFLANQLGQLRESETRFEQREVERERERQRREHLRAENEQLRERKWEQRENERQERVNDMEKLRRQRTSEWESMEKESEERFRRRREEQLMYETELEERINRRRLEWKKKIDETLNQHRAEMSQIQTRILHEQQNLTGHLLGMVSQWTGPSAGIPDHTGASNHYLSQMMQNMHHVNDIVHGDTRVEGDSQDDQFIID from the coding sequence ATGCCTCCTTCGAGAAGAAAGAAATGGAGTGAGGCAGAGGAGAGGACTCTGATAGACAAGTATGGAGAGATGGTATGTGATGGAAGTTTAGCTAAGATGAAAACCAGGGAGAAAAAATTTAGGCCCATTTCTTTGTATGTGAATTCTGTGCATCATATTCGTGACCCGATTTCGTATCCTTGGCAATGGACTTGGAAAGATGTGTGTACTAAAGTGCAGAATATGAGGCATCAGTATTCATTGGTGAAGCAGAAGATTAAGAAGACGGAATCGGTTGGTGGTGATTCCGGGGGTGAGGAGTTTGATTGGGTTGAGGGGTTGACACATTGGTCGAATTTTTTGAGGTATAAGGAGATTTTTGGGGATGTAGGACCTGTTTTTGTTGGAAATGATTCGATGGTGGTTGGGAATAATGAGAATGGTGAAGGGTTTGATGGGAATAGTCATGGGATGGATGTTGTGCCGTTTGGGGATTTGGGTCAGGGTGAAGATGGCGATTTTGGTGGCGGGATGGATGGGAATGGTGTTTTGGGTTTGGAATTTGAGTATGATGGGGAAGAAGGGGAGGAGAATTTTAATGGTGGTAATAGCGGGCTTTTGAAGGAAGATGGGGATAATGGGTTTGTTTATCAAGATCTTGAGCCAATGGGGTCGGATACGAGGAAGAAGCGGAAGGTGCTGAAGGGATTAGATAAAAAGGCATGGGGGTTTCTTGCGAATCAGTTGGGACAGTTACGAGAATCTGAAACTCGGTTTGAGCAGCGTGAAGTGGAGAGAGAGCGTGAGAGACAGCGTAGAGAACATTTGCGAGCTGAAAATGAGCAGCTGCGTGAGAGGAAATGGGAACAAAGGGAGAATGAAAGACAAGAGAGGGTTAATGATATGGAGAAGTTAAGGAGACAAAGAACAAGTGAATGGGAATCTATGGAGAAAGAGAGCGAAGAgagattcagaagaagaagagaagaaCAGTTGATGTACGAGACTGAGTTGGAAGAGAGGATTAATAGGAGGAGATTAGAGTGGAAGAAGAAGATTGACGAGACACTAAATCAGCACCGAGCTGAGATGAGCCAGATTCAGACTAGGATCCTTCATGAACAGCAGAACCTTACTGGCCATTTGCTTGGCATGGTTTCACAATGGACTGGTCCTTCGGCCGGTATTCCTGATCATACTGGAGCTAGCAATCACTATCTTTCACAAATGATGCAGAACATGCACCATGTGAATGACATAGTGCATGGTGACACTAGAGTTGAAGGAGATAGTCAAGATGATCAATTCATCATTGACTGA
- the LOC108202559 gene encoding wall-associated receptor kinase-like 8, whose amino-acid sequence MAMELLIQIMLALFFIQKASAQESSVAKPGCPAICGNLTIPYPFGIGTDCSANQTFTIFCNHSISPPRAFLSENVKLEVLNISLELGTIQVNTPVITNCEKRSNDQPLMSSEPFTFSDTQNRLTAIGCETVAVISQEGLSVGGCLTFCNISSIKRNNSCFGSCCQTNIPPSLKLINASLNSIDGKEGCGFVFVVDQNWFGSRTDVYDVTNLEQVPAVLDWRPTGACNSFGPVNSSTKSSVCGRNSLCTDQGLCSCREGYEGNPYLPDGCQDINECETYDYNRCQQTCTNTPGSYSCSCINGWVPEGQYNCMKTDPSLVSYRRFSPSILIVTCTSLGVVLVLAPMCLYKVMKRRHKRKLREKFFKRNGGLLLHQQVSSTETNVETTKLFSSKELDKATNHYNVDRILGQGGQGTVYKGMLTDGRIVAVKKSKIEDDNKLAHFINEIIILSQINHRNVVRLHGCCLETEVPLLVYEFIPNGTLFQYIHDHNEDFPLTWDVRVRVATEVAGALSYLHSAAAIPVYHRDIKSSNILLDEKYRAKVADFGTSRSFSIDQSHVTTKKVQGTFGYFDPEYFRSSQFTDKSDVYSFGVVLVELLTGQKPIMAPRPDDEGRSLVTYFISAMEEKRILDIIDLRIAKDGEKEELIKFAELAYRCLHLKGRKRPTMKQVAAELDSIRMSHGSATAQQNYEDVGYSVSELNEAWDRSSTYTSSTAYISFTVDAEPLITK is encoded by the exons ATGGCTATGGAGCTGCTGATACAGATCATGCTAgcattattttttatacaaaaagcATCTGCACAGGAGAGCTCAGTAGCAAAACCTGGATGTCCAGCCATATGTGGAAACCTCACAATTCCTTATCCATTCGGAATTGGAACTGATTGTTCAGCAAACCAGACATTCACAATATTCTGTAACCACTCTATTAGTCCACCGAGAGCTTTCCTCAGTGAAAATGTTAAGCTGGAGGTGCTGAATATATCTCTAGAATTAGGCACAATCCAAGTGAACACTCCAGTGATCACAAATTGTGAGAAAAGAAGTAATGATCAACCATTGATGTCATCTGAGCCGTTTACGTTCTCAGACACTCAGAACCGGCTCACTGCCATAGGATGCGAGACTGTTGCTGTGATATCCCAAGAAGGGCTAAGTGTTGGGGGGTGCCTGACATTTTGCAATATTAGctctataaaaagaaataatagtTGTTTCGGATCCTGCTGTCAGACGAATATTCCCCCGTCTTTGAAGTTGATCAATGCATCTTTGAATAGCAttgatgggaaagaaggatgcggATTTGTATTTGTTGTAGATCAGAATTGGTTTGGGAGCAGAACGGATGTCTATGATGTGACAAATTTGGAACAAGTTCCGGCTGTGCTGGATTGGAGACCAACCGGGGCCTGTAACTCATTTGGACCGGTCAATTCCTCCACAAAAAGCTCTGTGTGTGGAAGAAACAGTTTATGCACTGATCAAGGCTTGTGTTCTTGTCGTGAAGGCTATGAAGGAAATCCTTATTtgccagatggatgtcaag ATATCAATGAGTGCGAAACATATGATTACAACAGATGTCAGCAGACCTGTACCAATACGCCAGGAAGCTATAGTTGTTCATGCATAAATGGATGGGTACCTGAAGGACAATACAACTGCATGAAGACTGATCCTTCCCTTGTTTCTTACAGAAGATTTTCTCCATCGATCTTGATAG TTACTTGTACCAGTCTAGGGGTGGTATTGGTACTGGCACCTATGTGTTTGTACAAAGTAATGAAGCGAAGACATAAACGTAAACTAAGGGAGAAGTTTTTCAAGAGAAATGGCGGTCTGTTATTACATCAACAAGTGTCTTCTACTGAAACTAATGTCGAGACAACCAAATTGTTTAGTTCAAAGGAGCTGGATAAAGCAACCAACCACTATAACGTGGATCGGATTCTTGGACAAGGAGGACAAGGTACTGTCTACAAAGGAATGTTGACGGATGGAAGAATAGTAGCAGTGAAAAAATCAAAGATAGAAGATGATAACAAACTTGCACATTTCATTAATGAGATTATAATTTTGTCACAAATAAACCACAGGAATGTTGTAAGGCTCCATGGATGCTGCTTGGAGACCGAGGTCCCTTTACTGGTTTACGAGTTCATACCTAATGGAACGCTTTTTCAGTATATCCATGACCATAATGAAGATTTTCCACTTACCTGGGATGTCCGTGTTCGTGTGGCCACAGAAGTTGCAGGAGCTCTTTCCTATCTACACTCTGCTGCAGCTATTCCAGTATACCACCGAGATATCAAGTCTTCAAACATACTTTTAGACGAAAAGTACAGGGCAAAAGTTGCAGACTTTGGAACTTCAAGATCATTTTCCATCGATCAATCCCACGTGACAACAAAAAAAGTACAGGGTACATTTGGCTACTTCGATCCTGAGTACTTCCGGTCAAGCCAGTTTACAGACAAAAGTGATGTTTATAGCTTTGGGGTAGTTCTTGTTGAGCTCCTGACAGGCCAAAAACCAATCATGGCACCTAGACCAGACGATGAAGGACGAAGCTTAGTAACATATTTTATATCAGCAATGGAAGAAAAACGTATACTAGATATTATTGATTTGCGAATAGCAAAAGATGGCGAAAAAGAAGAGCtgataaaatttgctgaacttgcATACAGATGCTTGCACTTGAAGGGTAGAAAAAGGCCTACAATGAAACAAGTTGCAGCCGAACTAGACAGTATTAGAATGTCACACGGGTCGGCTACTGCTCAACAGAACTATGAAGATGTCGGATATTCAGTAAGTGAACTCAATGAGGCTTGGGACAGAAGCTCAACGTATACATCTTCCACTGCATATATCAGCTTCACGGTTGATGCAGAGCCTCTTATTACAAAATAG